Genomic segment of Terriglobales bacterium:
GTTTCGAGGTCGTAGGTTTGTGTGGCGATGTGCCATTTCACGATATACGCGAACCGATGCCACCGCAGGCCTATGTTCCGTTTCGCGAGGTGAATGCTTCAGGGCAGCCGCAGGCTGAGAATGACCTTGAGATCATGGTGCGGACTTCAGTTTCCGATCCTATGTCGATGGCGGCCGTGCTGCGGCGTGAAGTTCCCGCGGGACGTTCGGAATTTCATGTTGCTGATCTGCTGACGCAGGTGGACATCAACCAGGCGCAAACGGTGCGCGAGCGCCTGCTGGCCATGCTGTCGCTTTTCTTCGCTGTCGTGGCCCTGTTGCTCGCGGGTGTAGGACTTTACGGTGTGCTGAACCATTCCGTTGTGCAACGTCGCCGCGAGATTGGAATTCGAATGGCAGTGGGTGCGCAGGCTTCGAATGTCGTCCGGATCGTGACTTCGCGAATGGTCGGCGCGGTACTGGCTGGCGCCACGATGGGACTTATCTTTGGTCTGTTGTGCGCGAATCGTTTGCACGCTCTTCTTTTTCAAGTGCGAGCTACGGACGCCACCATGCTCATGCTACCGTTCGCCGCGATTGCTGCGGCGTCAGTCTTAGCAACGATCCCGGCGGTATTGCGTGCCGTGCGCATCGATCCGCTAATGATGCTGCGCGCCGAGTAAGAACGGCGTGAGGTAGGGCACATTTTCGGAGCTGTATGGTCCAATCCCGGAATGCACGTTCCATCGGCTTTCGCCACATTTGTGCTGTAACGCGGCTGACTATCCGCTGAGCTTTTAGACCCACACGGCATGGCATTTGGCTCGCGTTTTATTTCAGAGGGCGAGGTGTTCGACTACTTGCCCGAGCCAGTGCTTCCACGAATCAGCAACCTGGAGGAGTTTGCCGGCTGCCGAAATCAGCCCACCATGGCTTGAACCGAGACCCCTGATCCGGTTCTTGCCTTCTCGATCGAGGCTTCAAACTGCGCGGCGCGCACTTCGCTCGTATGTTCTGCCACGACTCTCTGCTGCGCGGCTTCGCCGATGCGGCGTAGCTCGGAGTCGCTGAGCGCGAGACAGCGCACTACGTCGGCTGCATCGGTCGGCAGCAGAATCTCTCTTCCGGGAGTAAAGAATGAATCCAGTCCTGGCCAGTTGTCAGAGACGATTGTCGCCGCGCATGCCGCTGCCTCGAATAATCGGACAGAAGGCGAGTAGCCGGCGATCACCATCTCGCGGCGCGTTACGTTCAAAGTCAATCGGGCCGAGGAATAGAAGCGCGCGTGCCAGCGCGGATTCAGATGCACGATTCGGCGCACATTTTTCGGCCAGCGAATCTCCTTCAGATACTGGGGGCCGGCGACGATGAATTTCATTTCGGGAAGTTGCTCCGCCGGCCTGACAAGCAGCTCTTCGAGTTTCGCCTGGCGATCGGGAGCATACGTTCCCATGTAGCTCAGGTCGCAGGCAAAGCGTTTGTTCACCTGAAAGCGCCGATATTCGCGGGGATCGAACGAGCAGTACAGTGGAACTGCCGCTCGCGCCCCAAAACGGGATTCGATTTCCCGTAGCATCGGCCCGCCGGTGAAGCTGAAATAGACATCGAAGCCGCTGACTTGCTTGGCATTGAGATACTCGGTTT
This window contains:
- a CDS encoding ABC transporter permease gives rise to the protein FGSMPALRSSQIRPARVLKGGDDPKARHRTMHLLVAGQVAFCFIVLQLAGLFVVTFQRLTNRPVGFSPERVLAMETIATQPQLPAIWDQELQHLRNVPGVESAAIASDTLLSGWDTITPVSVNGATPSLVLTHELNISPGWLHVMRIPLLNGRDFRPEDVYPGAAIVNQAFARAYFNGQDPVGRRFEVMDQNRRVGFEVVGLCGDVPFHDIREPMPPQAYVPFREVNASGQPQAENDLEIMVRTSVSDPMSMAAVLRREVPAGRSEFHVADLLTQVDINQAQTVRERLLAMLSLFFAVVALLLAGVGLYGVLNHSVVQRRREIGIRMAVGAQASNVVRIVTSRMVGAVLAGATMGLIFGLLCANRLHALLFQVRATDATMLMLPFAAIAAASVLATIPAVLRAVRIDPLMMLRAE
- a CDS encoding glycosyltransferase; this translates as MKIVVFGLSITSAWGNGHATTFRALFEALHRRGHKIVFYEKNLEWYASNRDLPEPPYCKLRLYEDWSDVAPEARRELAEADVGLVGSYFPDGIHAIDELLDSSVSVKAFYDIDTPITIAGLRQQGKTEYLNAKQVSGFDVYFSFTGGPMLREIESRFGARAAVPLYCSFDPREYRRFQVNKRFACDLSYMGTYAPDRQAKLEELLVRPAEQLPEMKFIVAGPQYLKEIRWPKNVRRIVHLNPRWHARFYSSARLTLNVTRREMVIAGYSPSVRLFEAAACAATIVSDNWPGLDSFFTPGREILLPTDAADVVRCLALSDSELRRIGEAAQQRVVAEHTSEVRAAQFEASIEKARTGSGVSVQAMVG